ccagcctggctcagatCTGACTCCTCAGCTGAGAAGCTCCATTTCAATTCCCTGCTTGGCCCCACACCTTCCAGTAGCCAGGCCCCCTTCCTGGACTGGGCACAGGAACGGCTCCTTTCTAATGAGCAGGCTGAATGCCCCCGCAGTCTGCACCCTACTAGCAGGCTTACAACTCTGCAGTTTGCCTCCCTGCCGCTTTCACCCTGCACCCAGTAACAGAGGTAAGGGCCCCTGTTGCAGGGGTCCAAAGCTGGAGACTAGTCCACGTGAGGCCTCAGCAGTGCCAAATAGGGCAGAAAAAtgacttcctttgatttgcaagggacactcctgttaatacaaaccGGTGTGctagtggcatttttggcaacaagagcacactgttcacTCATATTCGGATTATGGTAATGCCCAGGTGCTtctctgcagttggtgcatgGACATTTTATGTGGGGACCTGATTCTggcttgggccagggctgggcagtgggcttGGTCTGGCATGCGCAGCACTGAGGTCTGGTCCTGCATGGTGGTGGGGCCCCATGCAGGCTCACGGGGCAGGCTTGGCACGACTGTAGAGTCCTGGAGTCCTGACGGTCAGTTCTGTGCCAGGCGGCCAGCGCAGAGACACCGCCAGAAAGCGCCTCCCCCGCCcctcacctggaagctgcttctcAGGCAGCTTTTCCTCTTAATGGGACAGGTACACCCTAGTGCCCTGTCACAGAGCCCGATTCACAAAGattgccctcttcccaccctgagcccagctctcACCTGCAGAGGCTACAgcctcccttctgctctgcatGTCTTTTGATGACATGCTTTTCAAGACGATATCAGTTCTCGTAATGGGTCCGAGAGCACACCCCATGTTCAGCTAAGGGCGACCACTTCTTAGATGATTGCCTCCACCTTTCAACAGCACACTGCCCTCCAACCCCCAAGCAGACGGCAATCAGAATGAGTAAACCAGATCCTAAAGCAGTAACTAAGATGCTTTGGGAGTTATCAGGACTATTAGTCCTGCCTGAACAGCATGCAGCAATGTGGAACATGCCTCAATGGGAGAGCCAGTTGTCTTTTCTTTAGTAACTGATGGGCTTCATCTGTTTCTAACACACAGCCCCTTTCTCCTGACCAGTTATTGTGGTGCTGGAGCTCCTCAAGACCATTCACCAAGTCCAAGCCAACCTAAAGGCCGCTAGGACTGCctataaaaagaaacaggaagatcGGCAGCATCAAGAAGTTCCTTTGTTGGCAGTAGGTCAGTCGTTATGTCCAGTAAGAAGAAGGGCAATCAACAGTtatcagaaaaggaaaacaatattTACTTTATTATGCTACAACAATTTAACATGATGGATAGGACACCGcatttgctgcttctttctctctcctgtgcCCAAGGAGTATTCGTGTTTTGGCCAGGTGTAGTAAGTCCTGCTGTTTGGAGAACTGACACCGCTGTGATCTCACTGTGCCccaatgcctcagaggaaggcgaaaaaacccccacagccaGTATGATCTTCAAGGGGAAcggggggaaaaattccttcctggccccaactggcgaCCGGCAAAAGCCCTGAGGCCTGGGATTGCAAAATGCCACACACACTGCAAGAGCTACCTGGATCCCGCAACTGAGGGGTCAGAAATTCATGACACCAGTTCCTTGCCCCCAACACCTTGATGGGCAAAATGGGTGGAAGAATAAGCCAAAGTCTCCACCCACTAGTAACTTCTCAAGTCCGGGCAGATGTCTCTCTGGGGAAAGGGTAGCTCTGACTGATTCAAGGGGTGTTCACATCAGTCGATGACCCTAGCGTGGTGGCTGGTTCCGGGCTGGAGGTTCCCTCTGGGGCTGTCTTGCTGCCTGTGAGGCTCTGGATGGTGCATTTGCTCAGGGAGGTGCTGTCAGCCTCGCTGTTGGTTGAAGCTGTCACCGTAAGGGAGGAGAAAAAGCAAAGGGTGATCAGATATGCACGTTGGTGAATTTAAGTCTTCTAAACAGAAGACTTAATGGTGATGGGCTGTATGGCTGCCCTGTGCTTGAGGCATAGTCAAACGCCTAAATTGTTTCAGCAGTCATTAGGATGAGGGAGATCTGTTTTCTAGCCCCATTCATCCATGGGAAGATGAACACACACTGCCTGGTGTGtcgggcaggtggggaggaaatgggccctggcaatggcaggaggagaagggaatggGGCGCAGTGGAGAGCTGATGCCAGGCCAGGTGTCTTTGGGGACAGGGGGGACAACTCCCCACACACCAAAGGGAGAAGATTTGTGTTGGTGCCGTGAGGCTCCATCTTTCTTTCCACAGGTCGCTGATCcgcaggggcagaggagagggaacGGTACCTGCAGAAGGGAActtgggctgctgcagaggggagggggtgctggaggagcttgtcagcaggctgtggccctgcagctcTCTGGGCAGCTGTTTGAAGCCCTTCATGACCAGCAGCTTTCTCATGATCCTGGCGGGGATTTCTTCCTCCTGTGAAGGTACAACAGCCAGTGAGAGACTCTTTTGCCTCTGGGAGGTGGCAGCCACAGGGTTGTCACagcagcagaaaacaacagagttTACCCAGCCCCTCCCCGTCTCTAAGAGATGGATCAAGCACAACTTCTAAGACAGACTCTTTTAGGCTGCTTGAGACAGGGACGATCCTTCTTGGAGCAGGGTTCGACCTAGAAGAGTGGCTGAGGGGCTTACTCTTCTATGACTCCATAGCCCCGGTCCAGTTGCGGTGACCTGAGGCCATGAAGGGGCCCTGCCCTTAACCTAGGCAGTGGCAGTTTCTCCTGATGGAGATGTACATGCTGTCGTAGGTCCTGGCTGGAGATACGCAGCTGAAGGGGCCGTATTTGTGCAGGGGACAGGCTGGTGCCATCCTGAGCATACAGCTGAACAAACTCCTTGTTCAGAAGCACTTGCTAGGGTTCCCATTTCCTTTCACACTTGTTTCCACAGGTCACCAAGTGTCAATGGGATGAAGGGGCCTAGAGGtgagcagccctgtgcccctccacccactccctgaGCCTGACCCTCTGCTTACCTTGTCCCCGATCAGGTAGCCGGCTTCCCCCAGCATGGCATAGAGGAGGATCAGCGCAGCACGGCTGACACACATGTTGATGTCCAGCACCCCCGCAAGTGCCCTCTGCACGAAAGATCTCCTTTGCCCCTCTGATAAGATCTTTTGAAACACCTGAAACCCAGGGGACAGAAAGTGTTTGCATATcccagagccaggctccatgtccAGGCCAGCCCCTCACCAGGGCAGTAGGAGGAACCTTGTgagctgcagagaagcagcaggccTTTCTCCACAACCCTGGACACAGCCACTATTgacacacagccccacaccctaagctttgtcagggctgggcagagcatcCTTACCTCCCCGACTCGGGCCAGGTCCATGTAGCTCTGGACCTGGCTCTGCTGTTCCCGGCTTAGATGGAGaagcccctctgcctcctgcatgTCTCGGCCTAGGACACACAGAAAGATCTTACTCTGAGCTGGCATTGTGGCTTCAGTGTTTGGTGTCTGCCCAGTGGAGCCAACACTGCCGCATGGCACAGCGAgctcagggccctggcagggttTCATCGTTTTGGGTCGTAAGTGCTGATCCCGGCTCCCTAGGTTTCCTGCGTCCTTTATGTTCTGGGGGCTCTGGGACTGGCTGCTTGGTTTAGGCAGGGTTAAATATCAGAAATGCCCGCATCCAGTCAAGGCAAGTGCTGCTCCAAGTTACTTCCCTGGCAACACCCCCAGGCTCTTGCTTGTGGTCTGTgctactgctcctgcccagcgGGGGCTCTTTCCCACCATGTCTCTCCCAGCATCTTTCCTTTCCCCACATTCGAGGTCAGACCCTGAACATGCTGATTTTCCTAGCTGGAGGCCAAACTGGGTTCTGGAGTGAAAGGGCTGGTGTACATTTGCACACTAATTTGGGTGTGGGCAAACATTGGCAGGGGAAGCTCCTTGTCCCCAAGCTGGGATCAGTGTGTGGACAGAAGGATTGTTTCCACAGGGGTCTTGCACCCTGGCCGGGCTTCCTTACCCTTGTGGTGCAGCAGGATTTGGGCGAGCAGGTAGATGCCCTCCCTGGCCTGGCAGCTGATGTCTGCTGCTGGGTGGCTGAGGGACAGACACAGCTGGGCCGCGGTGTCACCCATCTGGGGCATGTTGGGCGAGTCCTAACAAGgcggagaggggaagggaatgcatctgCATCCTACcttgcatcacacacacactttcccatcCTGGGTGTCTCTGTCCatctcctgctgccccatgccgcAGGATAGGTCAGGGCAAAACAGCTAGAGCCAGAGCACTAAAGCCCTCTGTTCCCATCGCAGCCTGGAGCCAAGGGACCCGAGCTGGTTCCCTGgaggtctccctgccctgctgctccaggaagcCCAGGACCAAATGTGATACTGCCTGGAGCATGGTGATCACATGGCAGCCTcaaaagacccaggaggcacccctgagcccagggaccccttaCCTCAAACTGCGGGAGGAGGGAAACAGCAAAGCGGAGAAGGGCGCTGCTGCTTCTCATGGCCTTCGCCCTGTCTATGGTGTCGGGAGACTGCAGCCAGGATGTCaggtgctgtgggagaaacaaggTCAATGGCCACTGGCCCCTGCAGTACCCACGAGCCCATGCCCTTCCTCTGCCTCGAGCCTATCTTGGAGGTTGGAGGATCTGCTGCATGGTCCGAGGCTCTGAAAAGAGCTCTCCAGGCCTGGTACAGACAATACAGATGCCTCAGGCCAAACCTGTCTCTCTCCTGACAGGGCAGGGATGCATCCCTGAGGACAACCTCGGGCagctcacagggcactgaggctgtccctccccagagcccagctcctCCGTACTGTGCTCACCTCCCAAAGGAACTGCAGCCTGTCCAAGCTGGGTGCGGTGGCCAACAGGCTCCTCAGCAAGGCCTCCAGGTCCTCCATGTGCTTCTGCTGTTTGGTCTGGAGGGGAAGGATAGCCGAGGCTCAGtaccatgcagcctggggctgcacgtgccaggggctggtgggcAGGACTGTGTAGGGGGAGGAGGACTGACCCTGACATAAAGGCTGTTCTGTTTTGGGGACGTCAGGCAGATCTTCAGGGTGGTCTGCAGCAGGCACGACTCCatggctggctccagggctggctccAGCTCGCTGTCAGGAGAGAGGAGCCTGTGtgagcctgagctctgtggggctggtgggggcactgctctgggctggacagaggtggtgcagttggcACCAGTTGGCAAGAGTGGAAGGAGGAGCTGACATGTGGTTACGACCCATCTGAAGTCTCCCAGCCCATCAGCATCAGGCCTGCAATAgagccccctctcccactgcccctgtgaccctgctgcccacctgcaagacCCCCACAGCTATTCTCTCTTCAAGGCCCTCCTGACACCCCTGAAGGGAAATGCTCTCCAGTCAGGAGAAAGAGATGCCCATGCTGTATTGCAAAATTGCACAATAGCCACTGGGGGCACGTGATTTGGGTGGGGTGGGCAAGGAACTCCAACCAATGCCAGAGCCAATATCGGGGCTGGAAGTGTTGGGCCGGGACACCAGTACCTGAGGCTGCAGATGGCAGCTATACTATTGCACAGGGTCCAGTTTGGCTCTTCATCCTGTGTCGCTGTTTCCATCAGGCCCTGCGAGACCCAAAGGACCATGTGAGAGtagggccccacaggccacaggCCCATCCTGCAGGGGAGACCACCCAGTACTCCAGGCACAGGCAGATGATGGATCCTGCTCGCTATGGCAGGACCCCTCCCACATTTCCCTCGCACCCACGCAACCAACGTGGCCAGCCCTCCCCTTCCAACTCCCTCTCACACTTACCCCTGGACCCAACCGCTCACACCCTGATCTCACCTCAGCTGCCCTTCAGATGCAGGATTCGCTCAGTGTCCTGTATGGCTTTAGCCCAGAATTTCCCTTCCCCGTGCTCCCTCGTCAAGGCCCGGGCATGCCTGCCCTCCCCTGTGTGCACCCCGCCTTCCTGGCCTTGGGAGCCcctgtctcttctccctcccactccccacagtgcCCAGTGCACGGCCAAGCTCACCATGATCTTCTGTAGCAGGACCACTTTGCAGGTCTCCGGCTCCAGGgtgtcctctcccctctgcttggtGGCTCTGCAGAGTGTGGGGATGCCGAGAAGGAAGCGCTCTCCGtgctccttgtcctgcatccCCCCGGAGCGGGATAGGAGGAAAGACAGGGGGTTGGCAAGGGACCTTCCCATCCTGTCCAAATCAAATGTGGGACTAAGACCCCTTGGATGCCCCTCTTTCCTTGCACTGGTCTCCTGCTGGGGAAGCAGAGTGAGAAGCAGAGGCAGCTTCTGTGATGGGAGGCTGGCCGTCAGACCAGCGCACACAGGTGGATGTGTCAGAGCCCGTGGGCTGAGTGTCTCCACTGGGGAGACCTTGGTTCATGTGGTATGACTGCCATAAAGGCTGAATGTTGGGAGTCAAGGGTGGTCTGGGGGCCAGTTCCCTTAGGGGATTTTCCTACCTTTCCTTGGCCCTGGAGGTGCAGTATGATGTCTGTGAGGGCTTCTTCCTCCAGGAGCATCAGGTCTTCACCCTCCTGCTCTTCTTCCACCTCCTCGCCTTGCCGGTAGGGAATCACTTTACAAGGATGAAAAGGGAGAGGGTGACTATTGCTGCAGCTTGGAGGGTGTAAAGGAGCAGAGGGGGCGCAGAGATGCTTTCATCTTCCTTCTGGAGCCTAGGGCCCTGTGCCAGAGCAAGTATCACACAGCCTCCCCGTGCATCGACTCTGCATTTTCAACCTCGTGCCCCCATTACTAAGAGGGACCAGACTGTCCCTGCTTCCCGGGCAGGTGCCGGCCCCTGCACTGACCATGGTTCCCCCTAAGCCAAACCCCACCGTGCCCTACTGCAGGGAATGGTGCCCGTGACACTGGGATCACTGGAGATGTGTGGCTCAGGCCCTTTGTCCTGGCTAAGATTCAACTGCGTAATGCCGGGGATGGATGGATTGTTCTGAGTGAGCGCATTGCCCCCAGATTCTTGGCACCCAGGCTGTCTCCTCACCTTTCATGGTGGTGCCATAGGGCGGGTTGCTCCCGGACTCCACAGAGCTCTCAAGGTCTCcccgggaggagctggagctgaggctggggctcgggcagggcttgctgacctcctgccccgggGAAGCTGGGTCCCCCTCCATAACAGTGCAGGGGGCCGCCTCCTCTGGCCTGGTATCAG
The Alligator mississippiensis isolate rAllMis1 unplaced genomic scaffold, rAllMis1 scaffold_21, whole genome shotgun sequence DNA segment above includes these coding regions:
- the LOC109283940 gene encoding uncharacterized protein LOC109283940 produces the protein MDRLRQMLKHRTTKVSPGEEVSSRRPVPEEESSPIGAVGTVKTRWWACLLCWRRKPAAPGTKTEEAEEPSRKAGRWPRLHLGRRDPAQTEHQAGLPCSSPPRAPSHQELCPDTRPEEAAPCTVMEGDPASPGQEVSKPCPSPSLSSSSSRGDLESSVESGSNPPYGTTMKVIPYRQGEEVEEEQEGEDLMLLEEEALTDIILHLQGQGKDKEHGERFLLGIPTLCRATKQRGEDTLEPETCKVVLLQKIMGLMETATQDEEPNWTLCNSIAAICSLSELEPALEPAMESCLLQTTLKICLTSPKQNSLYVRTKQQKHMEDLEALLRSLLATAPSLDRLQFLWEHLTSWLQSPDTIDRAKAMRSSSALLRFAVSLLPQFEDSPNMPQMGDTAAQLCLSLSHPAADISCQAREGIYLLAQILLHHKGRDMQEAEGLLHLSREQQSQVQSYMDLARVGEVFQKILSEGQRRSFVQRALAGVLDINMCVSRAALILLYAMLGEAGYLIGDKEEEIPARIMRKLLVMKGFKQLPRELQGHSLLTSSSSTPSPLQQPKFPSAASTNSEADSTSLSKCTIQSLTGSKTAPEGTSSPEPATTLGSSTDVNTP